A DNA window from Deltaproteobacteria bacterium contains the following coding sequences:
- the rpsD gene encoding 30S ribosomal protein S4 — MARYTGAVCRHCRREGLKLFLKGERCYTDRCAIERRNYPPGEHGQARPKFSEYSIQLREKQKLRRIYGVLEAQFRRYFTLADRTRGVTGETLLQLLERRLDNIVYRLGFSTSRAEARQLVRHGHFRVNGKKVDVPSYLVKRGDIVSVRERSRKVARIQEALELAQRRGVPEWLEVEPQAFSGTVKAFPVRADLTMPINEKLVVELYSK; from the coding sequence CCGTCTGCCGGCACTGCCGGCGCGAGGGGTTGAAGCTCTTCCTGAAGGGCGAGCGCTGCTACACCGACCGCTGCGCCATCGAGCGGCGCAACTATCCGCCCGGCGAGCACGGCCAGGCACGCCCGAAGTTCAGCGAGTACTCCATCCAGCTGCGCGAGAAGCAGAAGCTGCGCCGCATCTACGGCGTGCTCGAGGCGCAGTTCCGTCGCTACTTCACGCTTGCCGACCGGACGCGCGGCGTGACCGGCGAGACGCTGCTCCAGCTCCTCGAGCGCCGGCTCGACAACATCGTCTACCGGCTCGGCTTCTCCACCTCGCGCGCCGAGGCGCGGCAGCTCGTGCGCCACGGACACTTCCGGGTGAATGGCAAGAAGGTCGACGTGCCCTCCTACCTGGTGAAGCGCGGGGACATCGTCTCCGTGCGCGAGCGCAGCCGCAAGGTCGCCCGCATCCAGGAGGCGCTCGAGCTGGCGCAGCGGCGCGGCGTGCCCGAATGGCTCGAGGTCGAACCCCAGGCGTTCAGCGGCACGGTGAAGGCGTTCCCGGTGCGGGCCGACCTGACGATGCCCATCAACGAGAAGCTGGTCGTCGAGCTCTACTCCAAGTGA
- a CDS encoding DNA-directed RNA polymerase subunit alpha: MEFEALETESADTLAQDWRELIKPKRLEVDEKSLTPTYGKFFGEPFERGYGTTIGNALRRVLLSSLQGASIVALRVKGVLHEFSTVPGVTEDVTDIVLNLKEVRVKLHDSAVEETARIQAKGPREVTAGDIQAGPRVEILNPHQHIATLAKDAELDAELVIRMGRGYVPAERNKREDDAVGTIPIDAIFSPITKVNFTVTNARVGQRTDYDRLVLEVHTDGSVRPEDAVAHAARIFQQQLGIFVNFEEEPSAATGEGGERGEAPQNEALYRPVDDLELSVRSANCLQNADIKYIGELVQKTEQEMLKTKNFGRKSLNEIKEFLHEMGLSLGMRVENFPSREELDRRRIQRERETS; the protein is encoded by the coding sequence ATGGAATTCGAAGCACTCGAAACGGAGAGCGCGGATACCCTCGCCCAGGACTGGCGCGAGCTGATCAAGCCGAAGCGGCTCGAGGTCGACGAGAAGAGCCTCACGCCCACCTATGGCAAGTTCTTCGGGGAGCCCTTCGAGCGCGGCTACGGCACGACGATCGGCAACGCGCTTCGCCGCGTGCTGCTCTCCTCGCTGCAGGGCGCGTCCATCGTCGCCCTGCGCGTGAAGGGCGTGTTGCACGAGTTCTCCACCGTCCCGGGCGTGACCGAGGACGTGACCGACATCGTGCTCAACCTGAAGGAGGTGCGAGTCAAGCTGCACGACAGCGCGGTCGAGGAGACGGCGCGCATCCAGGCCAAGGGGCCGCGCGAGGTCACGGCGGGCGACATCCAGGCCGGCCCGCGGGTCGAGATCCTGAACCCGCACCAGCACATCGCCACCCTCGCCAAGGACGCCGAGCTCGACGCCGAGCTCGTCATCCGCATGGGCCGCGGCTACGTGCCTGCCGAGCGCAACAAGCGCGAGGACGATGCGGTCGGCACCATCCCCATCGACGCGATCTTCTCGCCCATCACCAAGGTGAACTTCACGGTCACCAACGCACGCGTCGGGCAGCGGACCGACTACGACCGCCTGGTGCTGGAGGTGCACACCGACGGGAGCGTGCGGCCGGAGGACGCGGTCGCCCACGCGGCGCGCATCTTCCAGCAGCAGCTCGGCATCTTCGTGAACTTCGAGGAGGAGCCGTCGGCGGCGACGGGCGAGGGCGGCGAGCGGGGCGAGGCGCCGCAGAACGAGGCCCTCTACCGCCCGGTCGACGACCTCGAGCTCTCGGTGCGCTCGGCCAATTGCCTGCAGAACGCGGACATCAAGTACATCGGCGAGCTGGTGCAGAAGACCGAGCAAGAGATGCTCAAGACCAAGAACTTCGGCCGTAAATCGCTGAACGAGATCAAGGAGTTCCTGCACGAGATGGGGCTCTCGCTCGGCATGCGGGTCGAGAACTTCCCCTCGCGCGAGGAGCTCGATCGCCGCCGCATACAGCGGGAGAGGGAGACGTCCTAG
- a CDS encoding 50S ribosomal protein L17 — MRHRVAGVKLGRTAAHRRALFRNLVTALLEHEVVRTTDAKAKELRRWGDRMVTLGKQGTLHARRRAAALIRRRSVVKKLFDEIAPRFASRAGGYTRVVKLGARHGDAAALSVVELVERAGAKAEKPPAKKPARRRAPAKGKEAAPARRRRAAAG, encoded by the coding sequence ATGCGCCACCGCGTTGCCGGCGTGAAGCTCGGGCGCACGGCGGCCCACCGCCGTGCGCTCTTCCGCAACCTGGTGACCGCGCTCCTCGAGCACGAGGTGGTGCGCACCACCGACGCCAAGGCGAAGGAGCTGCGCCGCTGGGGCGACCGCATGGTCACCCTCGGCAAGCAGGGGACGCTGCACGCCCGCCGGCGCGCCGCCGCGCTCATCCGGCGGCGCAGCGTCGTGAAGAAGCTCTTCGACGAGATCGCGCCGCGCTTTGCCTCCCGCGCGGGCGGCTACACACGCGTCGTCAAGCTGGGCGCGCGCCACGGGGATGCGGCGGCGCTCTCGGTGGTCGAGCTGGTCGAGCGCGCGGGGGCGAAGGCCGAGAAGCCGCCCGCGAAGAAGCCGGCCCGCCGGCGCGCCCCGGCCAAGGGCAAGGAGGCCGCCCCGGCGCGCCGTCGCCGGGCCGCGGCAGGTTGA
- a CDS encoding arginine--tRNA ligase: MKRHVEGLVRQALSAAIAAGELGAQEPPAFAVEVPGDPRFGDLSTNAALVLARAEGRPPQAIARLLAGHLEAAAPGGWLKGPPEVAGPGFINIRLAPAFWQRMLAEALAAGEAYGRSAAGAGRRAQVEFVSANPTGPLTVGHGRNAVIGDTLARLLVATGWRVEREYYFNNAGRQMKVLAESVRARYLELIGGPAGFPEDGYRGDYVRDIARGLVERHGAALARDDGAAFRAAAEQSIFAAIRATQERLGIAFDHYFNEDSLYRSGAIERTLAALEARGLVERREGAVWLRGAAVGLEQDRVLVKSSGEPAYRLPDIAYHLDKLARGFDAVIDVLGADHIAEHQEVAAALRALGADAARICPVIYQFVTLTRHGEQVKMSTRRAEYVTLDELLDEVGVDAARFFFLMRKSDSHLEFDLDLAKQQSTDNPVFYVQYAYARIASVLRQAAESGIPLAAEPDLSPLGDPEVEVVRAVASYPDVVETAARDLEPHRVVFHALDLAGAFHRYYNRQRILTEDRALTQARLALVCAVQQVLRGALGLAGVTAPERM, encoded by the coding sequence ATGAAGCGCCACGTTGAAGGGCTCGTCCGCCAGGCGCTGAGCGCGGCGATCGCCGCGGGCGAGCTCGGCGCGCAGGAGCCGCCGGCCTTCGCCGTCGAGGTGCCGGGCGATCCCAGGTTCGGTGACCTCTCGACCAACGCCGCGCTCGTCCTGGCGCGCGCCGAGGGCCGCCCGCCGCAAGCCATCGCCCGCCTGCTGGCCGGCCACCTCGAGGCCGCGGCGCCTGGCGGCTGGCTCAAGGGGCCGCCGGAGGTCGCGGGCCCCGGCTTCATCAACATACGCCTCGCGCCGGCCTTCTGGCAGCGGATGCTCGCCGAGGCGCTGGCCGCGGGCGAGGCCTACGGGCGCTCGGCGGCGGGCGCCGGGCGCCGCGCGCAGGTCGAGTTCGTGAGCGCCAACCCGACCGGCCCGCTCACCGTCGGCCACGGGCGCAACGCGGTGATCGGCGACACGCTCGCGCGCCTGCTCGTGGCGACCGGCTGGCGGGTCGAGCGCGAGTACTACTTCAACAACGCCGGGCGGCAGATGAAGGTGCTGGCCGAGTCGGTGCGGGCCCGCTACCTGGAGCTCATCGGCGGGCCCGCCGGCTTCCCCGAGGACGGCTACCGGGGCGACTACGTCCGCGACATCGCGCGCGGCCTGGTCGAGCGCCACGGTGCGGCGCTCGCCCGAGACGACGGGGCCGCGTTCCGCGCCGCCGCCGAGCAATCGATCTTCGCCGCCATCCGCGCCACGCAGGAGCGCCTCGGGATCGCCTTCGATCACTACTTCAACGAAGACTCGCTCTACCGCTCGGGGGCGATCGAGCGCACCCTGGCGGCGCTCGAGGCGCGCGGCCTGGTCGAACGGCGCGAGGGGGCGGTGTGGCTCCGCGGCGCGGCGGTCGGCCTCGAGCAGGACCGCGTGCTGGTCAAGAGCTCGGGCGAGCCCGCCTACCGGCTGCCCGACATCGCGTATCATCTGGACAAGCTCGCGCGCGGCTTCGACGCCGTCATCGACGTGCTCGGCGCCGACCACATCGCCGAGCACCAGGAGGTGGCGGCGGCGCTGCGCGCGCTGGGGGCCGACGCGGCGCGCATCTGCCCGGTCATCTACCAGTTCGTGACCCTCACCCGGCACGGCGAGCAGGTGAAGATGTCCACGCGCCGGGCGGAGTACGTGACCCTCGACGAGCTGCTCGACGAGGTGGGGGTGGACGCGGCACGCTTCTTCTTCCTCATGCGCAAGTCCGACAGCCACCTCGAGTTCGACCTGGACCTCGCCAAGCAGCAGAGCACCGACAATCCCGTCTTCTACGTGCAGTACGCGTACGCCCGCATCGCGAGCGTGCTGCGCCAGGCGGCGGAGAGCGGCATCCCGCTCGCCGCCGAGCCGGACCTGTCGCCGCTCGGCGATCCCGAGGTGGAGGTGGTGCGCGCGGTCGCGAGCTACCCCGACGTGGTCGAGACGGCGGCGCGCGACCTGGAGCCCCACCGCGTCGTTTTCCACGCCCTCGACCTGGCCGGCGCCTTCCACCGCTACTATAATCGGCAGCGCATCCTGACCGAGGACCGCGCGCTGACGCAGGCTCGGCTCGCGCTGGTGTGCGCCGTCCAGCAGGTGCTGCGCGGCGCGCTCGGGCTGGCCGGCGTGACGGCGCCCGAGCGGATGTGA